Proteins encoded in a region of the Melioribacteraceae bacterium genome:
- a CDS encoding TrmH family RNA methyltransferase, whose translation MRKFKTEKRLQKIAAAASARQFSLSIVLENVHDPHNVSAILRTCEAVGIPKVNLLYTIEKFPKLSRVSSASATKWIETEKFDSIDKCFESVKKSGYKIYSSFLDPGAVSLYELDLTEKIAIVLGNENRGVSEETKKRSDGIFYIPMKGMIQSLNVSVATGVILFEALRQRELKGMYNQPELSNEELDELIDKWCCR comes from the coding sequence ATGCGAAAATTCAAAACTGAAAAACGGCTTCAGAAAATTGCTGCCGCTGCATCTGCAAGACAATTTTCACTCAGCATTGTACTCGAGAATGTTCACGATCCTCACAATGTAAGTGCAATCCTTCGTACCTGCGAGGCGGTCGGTATACCAAAAGTAAATCTCCTCTATACAATTGAAAAATTTCCTAAACTCAGCCGGGTATCATCGGCTTCGGCAACCAAATGGATTGAGACTGAAAAATTCGATTCTATCGATAAATGTTTTGAATCAGTTAAAAAGAGCGGCTATAAAATCTATTCGAGTTTTCTCGACCCCGGTGCTGTAAGTCTTTACGAACTGGACCTTACTGAAAAAATCGCAATTGTTCTCGGCAATGAAAACAGAGGAGTTTCGGAGGAAACTAAAAAGAGATCGGACGGAATTTTTTATATTCCAATGAAAGGAATGATCCAGAGTCTCAACGTTTCAGTCGCTACCGGAGTTATTCTCTTTGAGGCATTGAGGCAAAGAGAATTAAAGGGAATGTATAACCAACCGGAGTTATCGAATGAGGAACTGGATGAATTGATTGATAAATGGTGCTGTAGATGA
- the aroA gene encoding 3-phosphoshikimate 1-carboxyvinyltransferase — translation MIQQFNNIDRVNGELRLPGDKSISHRAVMFASMAEGESVIYNCSNSDDVLSTVKCFTRLGAEISQESGIIRIKGKGFKGFCKPVNELYAGNSGTTARLMSGILAAQDFSSVITGDESLSKRPMGRIIDPLIEMGARISSAPKGTLPLIIEPPDNLHPINYKMKVASAQVKSSLILAALHNMEESVLIESEPTRNHTETMLGLPVECKDGIKKIIVSKKYYPRSFKMTVPSDISTASFFIVLALLLEGSELRLQNVSLNPTRTGLLNLLTDMGGSISVENEINENGERRGDLLIKSSKLSNIEIPADIVPNIIDEIPVLSVAGLLAEGNFKIKNAKELRVKESDRIKSLCHNFKILGVNVKESDDGFELSGRIKNVEGILFESFGDHRIAMAFSVLSIVLKNGGSVNGFESVAVSNPDFLNQLRSIC, via the coding sequence ATGATTCAACAGTTCAATAATATTGATAGAGTAAATGGGGAATTGAGACTTCCCGGTGATAAATCGATCTCGCACCGTGCTGTAATGTTTGCATCTATGGCAGAAGGTGAGTCGGTTATTTACAATTGTTCGAATTCGGATGACGTTCTTTCTACTGTTAAATGTTTTACCAGACTCGGAGCAGAGATTTCTCAGGAATCGGGAATTATAAGAATAAAGGGAAAAGGTTTTAAAGGTTTTTGCAAACCTGTAAATGAATTGTATGCAGGCAATTCAGGTACAACCGCCCGGCTTATGAGCGGTATATTAGCAGCTCAGGATTTCAGTTCTGTAATTACAGGCGATGAATCACTTTCAAAGCGTCCGATGGGTAGAATAATTGATCCATTGATAGAAATGGGGGCTAGGATTTCATCTGCTCCTAAAGGAACACTCCCGCTAATAATTGAACCGCCCGATAATCTGCACCCGATCAATTACAAAATGAAAGTTGCCAGTGCGCAGGTAAAGAGCTCACTAATTCTGGCCGCTCTGCATAACATGGAGGAATCCGTTTTAATCGAATCTGAACCGACCAGAAACCATACTGAAACAATGCTCGGTTTACCAGTGGAATGTAAAGACGGTATAAAAAAAATAATAGTTTCAAAAAAGTATTATCCGCGCTCATTTAAAATGACTGTTCCTTCCGATATCTCAACCGCATCATTTTTTATTGTACTTGCTCTATTGCTTGAAGGATCGGAATTGCGACTACAAAATGTTTCTTTAAACCCAACCCGCACCGGTCTGCTTAATTTATTAACAGATATGGGAGGTTCGATTTCTGTTGAAAATGAGATAAATGAAAATGGAGAAAGAAGGGGAGACTTGTTAATCAAGTCCAGTAAATTGTCTAATATCGAAATCCCCGCTGATATTGTTCCGAATATAATTGATGAGATACCAGTATTATCGGTTGCGGGATTGTTAGCAGAAGGAAATTTCAAGATTAAAAATGCAAAAGAACTTCGTGTAAAAGAATCGGACCGGATTAAATCACTTTGCCATAATTTTAAGATCCTTGGTGTGAATGTAAAAGAATCCGACGACGGATTTGAGCTATCCGGGAGGATAAAAAATGTTGAAGGGATATTGTTTGAAAGTTTCGGAGATCACCGGATTGCAATGGCTTTTTCGGTATTATCCATTGTACTTAAAAACGGCGGGTCGGTAAACGGATTCGAATCAGTCGCTGTATCCAACCCTGATTTTCTCAATCAGCTTAGAAGTATCTGCTAA
- the bshC gene encoding bacillithiol biosynthesis cysteine-adding enzyme BshC, with the protein MYLNFSDIPGHQNLFLDYLNEFENVERFYKNNFREVEKYENIFNQISNLDRPHRADLAEAIKTQYTEIKSSKKTQANIDALNSPKTIAVVTGQQLGMIGGPLYTIYKTITAVKLTMFLKEKFEGFNFVPVFWLEGDDHDYEEVRSVNLINNENRIFEVKYNDGELEELNRGNIGHLKFNDNIEEIFKQIEAELRETEFKKPISDFLRTLYKPGRTFLEAFRELMIGLFDEYGLIVFNPLVPSVKRLLIPIFEKEISRYRDHTGILVERSAELEELYHAQVKVKAINLFYIDESERLLIEPVENDYRLKGKRKKFTHEEIISQVKSNPEKFSPNVLLRPICQDYLFPTGLYVGGPGEVSYFAQVTPLYELYGITEPVIYPRSSATIIEKGVQTILDKYKLNLSDIFLSEDQLITKVIMADAGADISNLFNDTVQAISSLFEPVNDKMNLIDKTLIDLTKKTKERIEQSIDFLKSKAIEAEKRKHEATIRQLGKVRNILYPNDNLQERELNFIYFMNKYGSDFLKWVFSELAINKFEHQVLEL; encoded by the coding sequence ATGTATTTAAATTTTTCGGATATCCCCGGGCATCAGAATCTATTTCTTGATTACCTCAACGAATTCGAAAATGTTGAGAGATTTTACAAGAATAATTTCAGAGAGGTTGAAAAATATGAGAATATTTTCAATCAGATCTCTAATCTGGATCGCCCGCACAGAGCTGACCTGGCAGAAGCAATTAAAACTCAATACACAGAAATAAAGAGCTCTAAAAAAACACAGGCGAATATCGACGCGCTTAATTCTCCTAAAACAATCGCAGTTGTTACCGGGCAGCAGCTTGGTATGATAGGCGGACCGTTATATACAATTTACAAAACAATTACGGCAGTTAAGCTTACAATGTTTCTCAAGGAAAAGTTTGAAGGTTTTAATTTTGTCCCGGTCTTCTGGCTTGAGGGGGATGATCACGATTATGAAGAAGTAAGGTCGGTAAACCTTATTAACAATGAAAACAGGATCTTTGAGGTAAAATACAACGATGGGGAACTTGAAGAGCTGAACCGCGGAAACATCGGACATCTTAAATTCAACGATAATATTGAAGAGATATTTAAGCAGATTGAGGCTGAATTAAGAGAAACCGAGTTTAAAAAACCCATTTCAGATTTTCTACGCACGCTTTACAAACCGGGTAGAACTTTTCTCGAAGCTTTCAGGGAATTGATGATCGGATTATTCGATGAATACGGTCTGATCGTATTCAATCCCCTTGTCCCATCTGTAAAACGATTACTGATTCCAATCTTCGAAAAGGAGATTTCTCGTTACAGGGACCATACAGGGATTCTCGTTGAGCGGAGCGCCGAACTCGAGGAGCTTTACCATGCTCAGGTGAAGGTAAAAGCGATCAACCTGTTTTATATTGACGAGAGCGAACGCCTGCTTATAGAACCTGTTGAGAATGATTACCGGCTCAAAGGTAAAAGGAAGAAATTTACTCACGAGGAAATTATCTCTCAGGTGAAATCAAATCCGGAAAAATTCAGCCCGAATGTTCTTTTACGGCCGATCTGTCAGGATTATTTATTCCCGACCGGATTATATGTCGGAGGCCCCGGAGAAGTTAGCTACTTTGCACAGGTTACACCATTATATGAACTTTATGGTATAACAGAGCCTGTTATTTATCCCCGTTCCTCCGCAACAATAATTGAAAAGGGAGTTCAGACAATACTGGATAAATACAAATTAAACCTTTCGGATATTTTTCTGAGCGAGGATCAGCTGATTACAAAAGTAATTATGGCAGATGCTGGTGCAGATATTTCCAACCTTTTTAACGATACTGTCCAGGCAATTTCCAGTCTCTTTGAACCTGTAAATGATAAAATGAATTTGATTGATAAGACACTTATCGATCTGACAAAAAAGACGAAAGAGAGGATTGAGCAGTCGATCGACTTTCTTAAATCCAAGGCAATCGAAGCTGAAAAAAGAAAGCACGAAGCAACAATTCGCCAGTTAGGAAAAGTAAGAAACATACTTTATCCTAATGACAATCTTCAGGAGCGCGAACTCAATTTTATCTATTTTATGAACAAGTACGGTTCTGATTTCCTAAAATGGGTTTTCAGTGAACTGGCGATCAATAAATTTGAGCATCAGGTTCTTGAGCTTTAG
- a CDS encoding ROK family protein, which yields MTKKYLISVDLGGTKILSALIDSNNKIVGRQKSPTELVNGKEGLVSSIVDSVKKVMAENEISERELKSICLGVPGTVNPYSGLIASAPNLGIKNFNIKEALIKHFSVPVLIENDVNLAGLGIKKFELGNEGNNILVVFVGTGIGGALFFEGKIYRGSSFFAGEIGHMKVSPKGNLLSKEKSSTFELLASRTAIVRDIRKDLKSGKKSILKEYRSPKKVLKSKGLALAVKKGDPVTIKYVSRSALTIGSVLGSLTTLLNLDTIVIGGGVFEAIGDFMLPKVKSSFKKSVLPEPGKIVKIVQTKLGDDAPLFGGIALAEEFLTK from the coding sequence ATGACTAAAAAATATCTTATCTCGGTGGACCTTGGTGGGACCAAAATTCTTTCAGCCTTAATAGATTCAAATAACAAAATTGTCGGTAGACAGAAAAGTCCCACAGAACTTGTTAATGGGAAGGAGGGTCTTGTAAGTTCAATTGTAGATTCTGTCAAAAAAGTAATGGCGGAAAATGAAATTTCGGAAAGGGAATTAAAATCCATTTGTCTAGGTGTACCGGGTACTGTTAATCCTTATTCCGGACTGATTGCAAGCGCACCGAACCTGGGTATAAAAAATTTTAATATTAAGGAAGCATTGATTAAGCATTTTTCCGTTCCTGTGCTTATTGAAAATGATGTTAATCTTGCCGGACTTGGGATTAAAAAATTTGAACTTGGTAATGAAGGAAATAATATACTGGTCGTTTTTGTCGGGACAGGTATTGGAGGTGCACTTTTTTTTGAAGGGAAAATCTACAGAGGGTCATCCTTCTTTGCCGGTGAAATTGGTCATATGAAAGTCAGTCCAAAAGGTAATCTTCTTAGCAAAGAAAAGAGCAGTACATTTGAACTTCTCGCAAGCAGGACTGCAATAGTGAGGGATATCAGGAAGGATTTGAAAAGCGGTAAGAAAAGTATACTGAAAGAATATAGATCGCCGAAGAAAGTTTTGAAGAGTAAAGGATTGGCTCTGGCTGTAAAGAAAGGTGATCCGGTAACAATTAAATATGTCTCGCGTTCGGCCTTAACAATCGGTTCAGTTCTCGGAAGTCTTACAACGCTTCTAAATCTGGACACGATTGTAATTGGCGGGGGCGTATTTGAGGCCATCGGGGATTTTATGCTTCCAAAGGTTAAATCCTCTTTTAAGAAATCAGTGCTTCCGGAACCGGGTAAAATTGTGAAGATTGTTCAGACGAAATTGGGTGATGATGCCCCACTCTTTGGAGGAATTGCACTTGCTGAGGAATTCCTTACAAAGTAG
- a CDS encoding ABC-F family ATP-binding cassette domain-containing protein: MIDIRNLSIQFTGENLFENVNIKIHRKDRIALVGSNGKGKSTLLKLLMDFEKPESGEIVKQKGLRIGYLPQDLIAFKDRSLFDEVKSSLLEIHSIIQSENEILNILNSETIDDEERQELLNALGELHHRKDELNFYTAESRIEKILEGLGFKKKDFHRSTEEFSGGWQMRIQLAKILLAENDLLLLDEPTNHLDIETLQWLIEFLNSYKGAIIVVSHDRHFVNSITDKTLEVFNNQINFYPGNYEHYLNFKDERDIQLKEMQKVREKKIKETERFIERFRYKNTKAKQVQSRIKMLERMDTVELIEQEKKIEIRFPDPPRSGVLPVELKNISKSYGNLEVLKGINVAIERGEKIAIVGVNGAGKTTLAKIIGSKISPSGGEILYGHNTIISYYEQEVADSLNPENDLIDSLEEINDELTPGQIRKILGTFLFSGEDVFKKIKVLSGGEKSRVALARLLLTKSNLIILDEPTNHLDFSSKEILQKALLNFSGTMIIVSHDIDFIRPIANKIFEIRNGNLNVYYGGIDYYLNKRLELHGLDSMEDKNITKDKLTRRDQKRIDAELRNQKFILTKDLRRDLDNCEKEIRILEEFKSTIEAELADPEIFSNPISAKNKNIEYEKTKQLLEDEYNRWTELSNRLEEIEENFKRI, encoded by the coding sequence ATGATAGATATTCGAAATTTATCGATACAATTCACCGGCGAGAATCTCTTTGAAAATGTGAATATTAAGATTCACCGTAAAGATAGAATTGCACTGGTCGGCTCGAACGGCAAAGGGAAATCGACCCTGCTTAAACTTCTGATGGATTTTGAGAAGCCTGAGAGCGGTGAAATAGTAAAACAGAAGGGCCTCCGGATCGGATATCTTCCACAGGATTTAATAGCATTTAAAGACCGGTCACTTTTTGATGAGGTTAAATCCTCCCTGCTCGAAATCCACTCGATTATCCAAAGTGAAAATGAAATACTGAATATTCTCAATTCTGAAACAATTGATGATGAAGAGAGACAGGAATTACTTAACGCGCTGGGCGAACTACATCACCGTAAAGACGAATTAAATTTCTATACCGCCGAATCCAGAATCGAAAAAATACTGGAGGGACTCGGATTTAAAAAGAAGGACTTCCACAGATCTACGGAGGAATTTTCGGGCGGATGGCAAATGCGTATTCAACTTGCCAAAATTCTGCTGGCGGAAAACGATCTCCTGCTTTTGGATGAACCTACTAATCATCTCGATATCGAAACTCTGCAGTGGCTGATTGAATTTCTAAATAGCTACAAGGGGGCAATAATAGTTGTATCCCACGACAGACATTTTGTAAACAGTATTACAGACAAAACTCTGGAAGTATTCAACAATCAGATTAATTTCTATCCGGGCAATTACGAGCATTATCTAAATTTCAAGGATGAAAGGGATATCCAGCTTAAAGAAATGCAGAAAGTCCGGGAGAAAAAGATTAAGGAAACCGAAAGATTCATTGAAAGATTCCGGTACAAAAATACTAAAGCAAAACAGGTGCAGAGCCGGATCAAAATGCTGGAACGGATGGATACTGTTGAATTGATTGAGCAGGAAAAAAAAATTGAAATAAGGTTCCCCGACCCGCCAAGAAGCGGAGTCCTTCCCGTTGAGCTGAAGAATATTTCAAAGTCCTATGGTAACCTGGAAGTACTGAAAGGTATTAACGTTGCAATAGAACGCGGAGAAAAAATTGCAATTGTAGGTGTTAACGGCGCCGGGAAGACAACTCTTGCAAAGATAATCGGTTCAAAAATTTCTCCTTCCGGAGGTGAGATATTATACGGCCACAATACGATTATCTCCTATTACGAACAGGAAGTAGCGGACTCACTCAATCCGGAAAATGACCTTATCGATTCACTAGAAGAAATTAACGACGAATTGACACCGGGACAGATCAGAAAGATTTTAGGAACGTTCCTTTTCTCGGGCGAAGATGTTTTCAAAAAGATAAAGGTTCTATCAGGCGGAGAGAAAAGCCGCGTAGCATTAGCCCGTTTACTTCTTACGAAGAGCAATCTTATCATTCTTGATGAACCTACTAATCATCTCGATTTCTCATCCAAAGAGATACTTCAAAAGGCTCTTTTAAATTTCTCAGGGACAATGATAATTGTATCGCACGACATCGATTTTATTAGGCCTATTGCTAATAAAATATTCGAAATTAGGAACGGGAATCTAAATGTTTATTACGGTGGAATCGATTATTATTTAAACAAGCGGCTCGAATTGCACGGCCTGGATTCCATGGAGGATAAAAATATAACGAAGGATAAGCTGACCCGACGGGATCAGAAAAGAATCGATGCGGAATTAAGAAATCAGAAGTTCATCTTAACAAAGGACCTCAGGAGAGATCTTGATAATTGTGAAAAGGAGATCAGAATTCTGGAGGAATTCAAATCAACAATTGAAGCAGAGCTTGCCGATCCGGAGATTTTTTCCAATCCGATATCTGCAAAAAATAAAAATATTGAATACGAAAAGACCAAGCAGCTCTTAGAAGATGAATATAACCGCTGGACCGAACTTTCCAACAGACTGGAAGAAATTGAAGAAAATTTTAAGAGAATTTAA
- a CDS encoding two-component regulator propeller domain-containing protein encodes MGRLKLFFILILISSSILPQNIGSWKIYSDMKDIKEAAIASDGVWTVSNGGAFMLKFSSDTSFIVLNKAEGLMSQTLTSVGIDKNGKVWFGSQEGYIIVYNPEKKSASSIPDIFKSNKTRKQINDIYFSGDTAFVATDFGLALINISTLTFYDTFLKLGVFATETRILNTYKSELVYTLTESGVAIQKSGAQNLSAPESWNSYAFGGGIPAQSGSKILSYNGEIILAASNGIYRFINGTWSLLTLQGNTVKDIAISGNTLYAITDKKLFSYSNNQLTQLFDNQSISLSSVSVLNNKIYLSSTNGLIEIMGSGIKYLSPNGPYSNLFINLSVSGSGNLYVATGKDVFGVGFLEFDGQSWKRYSKENVTQLPSNAFYNVYATENNSVYLSNWGNGFTIFKNGQFETYTAANSELVGIPANTNFLAISDIKVDPKGNIWIANHQSAARKPLSVLTPDKKWYHYSMTNPTLSEFDVLDKMVIDQNGTKWFVVIEGNRGLYYFNEKETFTNLSDDTQGVLKQSNNLLSDIITSLAIDKRGYLWIGTSLGVNVITDPSKPTTTLYSNFALSIKNQSVTCIAVDALNQKWIGTKQGVAVISSDGYQLVDFYNTKNSPLPNDEIRSIAIDENLGKVYIGTDYGLVELQTSSIKPVESFNQLTVYPQPLIIEGSGAVQVTIDGLIKSSRIKILDISGNLIREFTSPGGRVAFWDAKDLNGNYVPSGIYIIVANDEEANSVTTGKVAVIRK; translated from the coding sequence ATGGGCAGGTTAAAATTATTTTTTATTCTGATATTGATTTCTTCTTCAATCCTTCCTCAGAACATCGGCAGCTGGAAAATATATTCCGATATGAAAGATATTAAAGAAGCTGCGATTGCTTCAGATGGAGTCTGGACCGTTTCCAACGGCGGGGCTTTCATGTTAAAATTTTCGAGCGATACTTCATTTATCGTATTAAATAAAGCAGAAGGATTGATGAGTCAGACACTTACCTCTGTTGGAATTGATAAAAACGGGAAAGTCTGGTTCGGTTCCCAGGAGGGTTATATAATTGTCTACAATCCCGAAAAGAAATCGGCATCTAGCATACCGGATATTTTTAAATCGAATAAAACCCGCAAGCAGATAAACGACATCTATTTTTCAGGTGATACCGCATTTGTTGCAACGGATTTTGGATTAGCCCTCATTAATATTTCCACTCTTACGTTTTACGACACATTTTTAAAACTTGGCGTCTTTGCAACGGAGACAAGAATTCTGAATACTTATAAATCGGAACTTGTATATACACTTACCGAGAGTGGCGTAGCTATTCAGAAATCCGGTGCGCAGAATTTATCGGCTCCGGAATCTTGGAATTCCTATGCTTTCGGCGGCGGTATTCCCGCTCAATCCGGGAGTAAAATTCTTTCTTACAACGGTGAAATAATATTAGCTGCAAGCAACGGTATTTACAGATTTATTAACGGCACGTGGAGCCTTTTGACGCTTCAGGGTAATACCGTAAAGGATATCGCAATTTCAGGAAATACACTTTACGCGATAACCGACAAAAAATTATTTTCATATAGCAATAATCAGTTAACCCAGCTATTCGATAATCAATCTATCTCACTTTCTTCAGTCTCTGTTCTAAATAATAAAATTTACCTTTCATCAACTAACGGATTGATTGAGATTATGGGGAGCGGTATAAAATATTTATCACCAAACGGTCCTTACAGCAATCTTTTTATCAATCTTTCAGTCTCCGGTAGCGGGAATCTCTATGTTGCAACTGGAAAAGATGTTTTCGGTGTCGGATTTCTGGAGTTTGACGGACAATCATGGAAAAGATACAGCAAAGAAAATGTCACTCAACTCCCTTCAAATGCATTTTATAATGTTTATGCTACGGAAAACAACTCTGTGTATCTCTCCAACTGGGGAAACGGATTTACAATTTTTAAAAACGGTCAGTTCGAGACATACACCGCTGCAAACAGCGAACTTGTAGGTATACCTGCAAATACAAATTTTCTTGCGATCTCCGATATAAAAGTCGACCCGAAAGGAAACATCTGGATTGCCAACCATCAGTCGGCAGCAAGAAAACCTCTTAGCGTATTGACACCAGATAAGAAGTGGTATCATTATTCGATGACAAATCCTACTCTTTCAGAATTTGATGTACTCGATAAAATGGTGATAGATCAGAACGGTACAAAATGGTTTGTTGTAATCGAGGGTAACCGGGGTCTCTATTATTTTAATGAGAAGGAGACATTTACAAATTTATCGGATGATACACAGGGAGTACTAAAGCAGTCTAATAATCTGCTGAGCGACATAATTACCTCCCTTGCGATTGATAAACGGGGTTATCTCTGGATAGGAACCAGTTTGGGTGTAAATGTAATTACCGATCCGTCCAAACCGACTACAACATTGTACAGCAACTTCGCATTATCGATTAAAAACCAGAGCGTCACCTGTATTGCTGTTGATGCACTTAATCAGAAATGGATCGGGACTAAACAAGGCGTTGCTGTAATTTCCAGCGACGGGTATCAACTGGTAGATTTCTATAATACTAAAAACAGTCCTCTGCCAAATGACGAAATAAGAAGCATTGCCATAGATGAAAATCTCGGTAAAGTATATATCGGAACTGATTACGGACTTGTTGAGCTTCAGACCTCTTCAATAAAACCGGTGGAGAGTTTTAATCAACTCACCGTCTATCCGCAGCCACTTATAATTGAGGGAAGCGGCGCCGTTCAGGTAACAATTGACGGTCTGATTAAAAGCAGCAGGATCAAAATACTCGATATTTCAGGTAATCTGATCCGGGAATTTACTTCGCCGGGCGGCCGAGTTGCTTTCTGGGATGCAAAGGATCTTAATGGTAATTATGTCCCTTCCGGCATTTATATAATTGTTGCAAATGACGAAGAAGCAAACAGTGTTACAACTGGCAAGGTTGCCGTAATCCGAAAGTAG
- a CDS encoding PHP domain-containing protein codes for MPARIDLHMHTTYSDGIYSPAELVQKAKAAGLDTISITDHDSLNGIKEAVAVGKEIGVEVIPGVEISTDLDEKEVHLLGYFIDIENEELQKYLSFFRDERFHRAKRIVQKLRNLGLSITIDDVTDLARNSAIGRPHIAYALVNLGLIKNYYEAFERFIGDYGPAFERKIHVSPQSATKLISDSGGLSFVAHPGYMKESILTDLIKAGIDGIEVIHPSHSESQIHFYRGIVNQYCLLEAGGSDFHGGKKDDESNLGKYIISPNHLEAMRTMLHKNSA; via the coding sequence ATGCCGGCCAGAATAGATCTTCATATGCACACTACATACTCGGACGGTATTTACTCCCCTGCCGAGCTGGTTCAAAAGGCAAAAGCAGCCGGTCTCGATACAATTAGTATAACGGACCACGATAGTCTAAACGGAATTAAAGAAGCGGTTGCAGTAGGTAAGGAAATAGGCGTTGAGGTAATCCCCGGAGTCGAAATAAGTACAGACCTTGATGAGAAAGAAGTACATCTCCTCGGCTACTTCATAGATATTGAAAATGAAGAACTTCAGAAGTATTTAAGTTTTTTCAGGGACGAAAGATTTCACAGGGCTAAAAGAATAGTCCAAAAACTTAGAAACCTGGGATTATCGATTACAATAGACGATGTAACCGACCTCGCAAGAAACTCGGCAATTGGAAGACCACATATTGCATATGCTCTTGTAAACCTTGGACTTATCAAAAATTATTATGAAGCTTTTGAAAGATTCATTGGAGATTACGGCCCTGCTTTCGAAAGAAAGATTCATGTTTCACCTCAGAGTGCAACCAAACTGATCAGCGATTCCGGCGGACTCTCCTTTGTTGCACATCCAGGATATATGAAGGAATCGATCCTAACAGATCTTATCAAAGCGGGCATTGACGGAATTGAAGTTATTCATCCGAGTCATTCCGAAAGCCAGATTCACTTTTACAGGGGGATTGTTAATCAGTATTGTCTGCTTGAAGCGGGAGGTTCCGATTTCCACGGCGGCAAAAAAGATGACGAATCAAACCTGGGTAAATATATTATCTCACCAAATCACCTCGAAGCAATGAGAACTATGCTTCATAAAAACAGCGCATGA
- a CDS encoding Crp/Fnr family transcriptional regulator, protein MPSSEFLAYVPIFSEIPMDTIEKIEKIGTRRMFNKNDVILMEDEVGSALFVIVQGKVKVARTSSDGREVILTILSDSDFFGEMAILDGQTRSATVVAIEDSELFLIQRNDFINLLKEYPEVAISLLQELTKRLRAADGKIKALSLKDAEGKVATVILQLADDVGMIKHGKVEIDKLPLQQDLANMAGTSRETISRTLHSFAKKGMIELDGSKLRIMDYEKFKELYS, encoded by the coding sequence ATGCCGTCATCAGAATTTTTAGCTTACGTTCCCATTTTTTCTGAAATACCGATGGATACTATAGAAAAAATTGAAAAGATCGGGACGAGAAGAATGTTCAACAAGAACGACGTTATTCTGATGGAAGATGAAGTCGGATCTGCACTTTTTGTTATTGTTCAAGGTAAAGTAAAAGTTGCAAGAACAAGCAGCGACGGAAGAGAAGTTATATTAACCATTTTATCCGACAGCGATTTTTTCGGTGAAATGGCAATTCTTGATGGCCAGACCAGGTCTGCAACCGTCGTAGCTATTGAGGACTCCGAGCTTTTCCTTATCCAGAGAAATGATTTCATTAATCTGTTAAAGGAGTATCCGGAAGTCGCAATTTCTTTATTACAGGAACTTACTAAGAGGTTGAGAGCTGCAGACGGAAAGATAAAAGCCCTATCTCTTAAAGACGCGGAAGGAAAAGTTGCAACCGTAATACTCCAGCTTGCCGATGATGTGGGAATGATTAAACACGGTAAAGTCGAAATCGACAAACTCCCGCTTCAGCAGGATCTTGCTAATATGGCCGGTACTTCAAGGGAAACAATATCAAGGACTCTTCATTCATTTGCAAAGAAGGGTATGATCGAACTGGACGGAAGTAAATTGAGAATTATGGATTACGAAAAATTCAAGGAACTCTACAGCTGA